From Nicotiana tabacum cultivar K326 chromosome 15, ASM71507v2, whole genome shotgun sequence, the proteins below share one genomic window:
- the LOC107806242 gene encoding wall-associated receptor kinase-like 20, with protein sequence MEVLIFVFLFSLTWVSAVPECPECGNMDVPYPLSTSDECGNPSYRIHCKNGILEFLSAEGIYYKILSINPNASRLVISSPLMQKDTCHSFDLSVGGLRIDENSPFNISSRNTVMLLNCSERILLSPLNCSLNSPCRKFENEIKGCRDTVCCSYLKVASKASHRIRVRVGGCTAYTSVVDLKAGDSINAWQYGVELQWISPK encoded by the coding sequence ATGGAAGTTCTGATTTTCGTTTTTCTCTTTTCGTTAACTTGGGTGTCAGCAGTTCCTGAATGTCCAGAATGTGGCAATATGGATGTGCCATACCCTCTTAGTACTAGTGATGAATGTGGGAATCCAAGCTACAGAATTCACTGCAAAAAtggtatcttagagttcttgtcCGCTGAAGGAATTTACTACAAAATCCTCAGCATAAACCCAAATGCATCTAGACTTGTTATTAGTTCTCCTCTCATGCAGAAAGACACTTGCCACTCTTTTGATCTTTCAGTAGGCGGCTTAAGAATTGATGAGAACTCTCCCTTCAATATATCGTCGCGGAATACTGTTATGTTACTTAACTGCTCAGAGAGAATTCTCTTATCCCCATTGAACTGCTCTTTAAACAGCCCTTGCAGGAAGTTTGAGAATGAAATTAAGGGTTGTAGAGATACAGTATGCTGCAGTTACCTGAAGGTGGCGTCAAAGGCTTCTCATAGAATTAGGGTTAGGGTTGGTGGCTGTACAGCGTATACTTCTGTGGTGGATTTGAAGGCAGGAGACTCTATCAATGCTTGGCAGTATGGCGTTGAGCTCCAATGGATATCCCCTAAATGA